One Phycisphaera mikurensis NBRC 102666 DNA window includes the following coding sequences:
- a CDS encoding glycosyltransferase family 2 protein — MNPSPRMDRHTLSVHLLVRDEEQNLPAAIGSVAGVADEVVVTDTGSTDGTAAVAAGLGARVGRFAWRDDFAAAWNAGVASCRGDWVLILDADERLLPAAAGPLRSWLARPAADAARVLRRDLREAGDPSRFTRMAVLRLFRRERAVAAPFVGRCHPHPDPMPAARPILPGVELEHRGYLPAARPAKLARSRRLLELELTDRPTGPRSLYYRIELARTLLGSGDPAADAAVREAAAGLAPHADAAAAPLPHAALLLEVLLQWPADRLPPPWTPAAVAAAADRWFPDAPPLLWLRAGQAFAAGDDAAAAATLERLVAMGRDHGYDPHTGFDPAIVAERAALNLAACRIRLGDLAGARRLLEPLADDPRVGEQARTNLGLLDGLRADR, encoded by the coding sequence ATGAACCCCTCGCCGCGGATGGACCGGCACACGCTCAGCGTGCACCTCCTCGTCCGCGACGAGGAGCAGAACCTGCCCGCGGCGATCGGCAGCGTTGCCGGCGTCGCCGACGAGGTCGTCGTCACCGACACCGGTTCGACCGACGGCACCGCGGCCGTCGCCGCCGGGCTGGGGGCGCGGGTGGGACGCTTCGCCTGGCGCGACGACTTCGCCGCGGCGTGGAACGCGGGCGTGGCGTCCTGCCGCGGAGACTGGGTGCTGATCCTCGACGCCGACGAGCGGCTGCTGCCCGCGGCCGCCGGTCCGCTGCGCTCCTGGCTGGCGCGGCCGGCCGCCGACGCGGCCCGCGTGCTGCGGCGGGACCTCCGCGAGGCGGGCGACCCGTCCCGCTTCACGCGCATGGCGGTGCTCCGGCTGTTCCGGCGCGAGCGAGCGGTGGCGGCGCCCTTCGTCGGCCGCTGCCACCCGCACCCCGACCCGATGCCGGCGGCCCGGCCGATCCTTCCGGGGGTGGAGCTGGAGCACCGCGGCTACCTGCCCGCCGCCCGCCCCGCCAAGCTGGCCCGGTCGCGACGCCTGCTGGAGCTGGAGCTCACCGACCGGCCGACGGGGCCGCGCAGCCTGTACTACCGCATCGAGCTCGCCCGCACGCTGCTGGGCTCGGGGGATCCCGCAGCGGACGCGGCCGTGCGAGAAGCCGCCGCTGGCCTCGCCCCGCACGCCGACGCCGCGGCCGCCCCGCTGCCGCACGCGGCCCTGCTGCTGGAGGTGCTGCTGCAGTGGCCCGCCGACCGGCTGCCCCCGCCCTGGACGCCGGCGGCCGTCGCCGCCGCCGCGGACCGCTGGTTCCCCGACGCCCCGCCGCTGCTGTGGCTGCGCGCCGGGCAGGCGTTCGCCGCCGGCGACGACGCCGCGGCCGCGGCCACGCTCGAGCGGCTGGTCGCGATGGGCCGGGACCACGGCTACGACCCGCACACCGGCTTCGATCCGGCGATCGTCGCCGAGCGGGCGGCGCTGAACCTCGCCGCCTGCCGCATCCGCCTCGGCGACCTCGCCGGTGCCCGCCGCCTGCTCGAGCCCCTCGCCGACGACCCCCGCGTGGGCGAGCAAGCCCGCACCAACCTGGGCCTGCTCGACGGGCTGCGGGCCGACCGCTGA
- a CDS encoding alkaline phosphatase gives MIRTSTLLRVFLVGVGVAGGSAAAAQEAKNLFVLISDGAGFNQFNAASMYQHGDLGRLPYEQAGWTKVGASTHPLTFNREPDGAGQDPTLVYDPAAAWDTSAQPVDNARVPFADPLSPTAPGAASNSGGPFAGYNFLKSTYTDSAAAGTAIAAGVRTFNSGINWTNDDAPLTGQTIAELARANNRATGVVSSVYFSHATPATMGGAHNVSRGNTQEIANQMLDEGTLDLIFTPGHPEYDDAGNFTPLDVNDPTSTAARNIGGTATYVELKAGTHAGGWDLVEDRADFEALAADPAAATQGRLLGLAQSRNSLQYLRPITDDWDGNGVVDNEPFTPFFPLTEAQKAERQAAPVNPGDDSAGDPFNAATPTLATLTKAAIHQLDAQQDREGMYLMVEGAQVDWAGHGHNTTRLIEEQVDFNDSVDAVLDWVAANDPNFDETLVMVLADHEAGMLWGPDGDTEAFDLIETAGIGNKPEMLMQSTQHTNQLVPIYARGVGAALLNGFTEGVDTEYLARYGMAGLEGWGDGYVGLTASFEVMSAVVPEPSSAVLAAAGGLLVLPRRRRRGS, from the coding sequence ATGATTCGGACCTCGACTCTGCTTCGTGTGTTCCTGGTGGGCGTGGGCGTGGCCGGCGGGAGCGCCGCCGCGGCGCAGGAGGCGAAGAACCTGTTCGTGCTGATCAGCGACGGCGCGGGCTTCAACCAGTTCAACGCGGCCTCGATGTACCAGCACGGCGACCTGGGCCGGCTGCCCTACGAGCAGGCCGGCTGGACCAAGGTGGGTGCCTCGACGCACCCGCTCACCTTCAACCGTGAGCCCGACGGCGCCGGGCAGGACCCCACGCTGGTCTACGACCCGGCCGCCGCGTGGGACACGAGCGCCCAGCCGGTGGACAACGCGCGGGTGCCCTTTGCCGACCCGCTCAGCCCGACCGCCCCCGGAGCGGCCAGCAACTCCGGCGGCCCCTTCGCGGGCTACAACTTCCTCAAGAGCACGTACACCGACTCGGCCGCGGCGGGCACGGCCATCGCCGCGGGCGTGCGGACCTTCAACAGCGGCATCAACTGGACCAACGACGACGCGCCGCTCACCGGGCAGACGATCGCGGAGCTGGCCCGCGCCAACAACCGCGCCACCGGCGTGGTGAGCAGCGTCTACTTCAGCCACGCCACGCCGGCCACGATGGGCGGGGCCCACAACGTGAGCCGCGGCAACACGCAGGAGATCGCCAACCAGATGCTCGACGAGGGCACGCTGGACCTGATCTTCACGCCCGGCCACCCGGAGTACGACGACGCCGGCAACTTCACGCCGCTGGACGTGAACGACCCGACCAGCACCGCCGCCCGCAACATCGGCGGCACCGCCACCTATGTGGAGCTCAAGGCCGGCACCCACGCCGGCGGCTGGGACCTCGTGGAGGACCGGGCCGACTTCGAGGCCCTCGCCGCCGACCCCGCCGCCGCGACGCAGGGCCGGCTGCTGGGCCTGGCGCAGTCGCGGAACTCGCTGCAGTACCTCCGCCCGATCACGGACGACTGGGACGGCAACGGCGTCGTCGACAACGAGCCCTTCACGCCGTTCTTCCCGCTCACCGAAGCGCAGAAGGCCGAGCGGCAGGCCGCGCCGGTGAACCCCGGCGACGACTCCGCGGGCGACCCCTTCAACGCGGCGACGCCGACGCTGGCGACGCTGACCAAAGCGGCGATCCACCAGCTCGATGCCCAGCAGGACCGGGAAGGGATGTACCTGATGGTCGAGGGCGCGCAGGTGGACTGGGCGGGCCACGGGCACAACACGACGCGGCTGATCGAGGAGCAGGTCGACTTCAACGACTCCGTGGACGCCGTGCTGGATTGGGTGGCCGCCAACGATCCCAACTTCGACGAGACGCTGGTGATGGTGCTCGCCGACCACGAGGCGGGCATGCTCTGGGGCCCCGACGGCGACACCGAGGCCTTCGACCTCATCGAGACCGCCGGCATCGGCAACAAGCCCGAGATGCTCATGCAGTCCACCCAGCACACCAACCAGCTGGTGCCGATCTACGCGCGCGGCGTGGGTGCGGCCCTGCTCAACGGGTTCACCGAGGGCGTCGACACCGAGTACCTCGCCCGCTACGGCATGGCCGGGCTCGAGGGCTGGGGCGACGGGTACGTCGGCCTCACCGCCAGCTTCGAGGTGATGTCCGCCGTCGTCCCCGAGCCCTCCAGCGCCGTTCTCGCGGCCGCCGGCGGGCTGCTCGTGCTGCCGCGCCGCCGGCGGCGCGGCAGCTGA
- the zwf gene encoding glucose-6-phosphate dehydrogenase codes for MPPTAHATPPEDSLILIFGASGDLTKRKLIPALFELWKNGQAPENFAILGVSRSRYTDDEYRDACGNFDGNDLASDPRWAEFRDLVHYEASDATAAEGWPSIKQRIRTLSEAHRTGQNLLFYLSLAPQFFEPVIVNIGNNGLVTEGKKYCTIDTQRPPWQRIVIEKPFGSDPGSAAHLNRVLAQVFDEDAIYRIDHYLGKELVQNLMVLRFANSLFEPIWNHRYIDHVQITASETVGVEGRGAYYDSPSGGAMRDMVQSHLLQVASIVAMEPPITLDAEDVRTEKVKVFKALRVPRAEDVPEIAVRGQYGEGSVKGERYPAYRSEEGTDPGSQTDTFAAVKFHVDTWRWGNTPFYLRSGKAMAQKKTEIVIYLKPTPHALFREQAMRARPNQIVISVQPNPGIRLRFEGKKPGIGLNIKDVVMDFDYEESWRASPPDGYASLLFDCLRGDQTNYKHRDEIQSSWNACQPILDYWDENPAEDLPNYNAGTWGPSAADVMMAKDGRYWRND; via the coding sequence ATGCCGCCGACCGCCCACGCCACGCCGCCCGAAGACTCGCTCATCCTCATCTTCGGCGCCTCGGGCGACCTCACGAAGCGGAAGCTCATCCCGGCGCTCTTTGAGCTGTGGAAGAACGGCCAGGCGCCCGAGAACTTCGCGATCCTCGGGGTCTCGCGCTCCCGATACACCGACGACGAGTACCGCGACGCGTGCGGGAACTTCGACGGCAACGACCTCGCGAGCGACCCCCGCTGGGCCGAGTTCCGCGACCTCGTGCACTACGAAGCGTCCGACGCGACCGCGGCGGAGGGCTGGCCGTCGATCAAGCAGCGGATCAGAACGCTCTCCGAGGCGCACCGCACCGGGCAGAACCTGCTGTTCTACCTGTCGCTGGCGCCGCAGTTTTTCGAGCCGGTGATCGTGAACATCGGCAACAACGGCCTGGTCACCGAGGGCAAGAAGTACTGCACCATCGACACGCAGCGGCCGCCCTGGCAGCGCATCGTGATCGAGAAGCCCTTCGGCAGCGACCCGGGCTCGGCGGCTCACCTCAACCGCGTGCTCGCGCAGGTCTTCGACGAAGACGCGATCTACCGCATCGACCACTACCTCGGCAAGGAGCTGGTGCAGAACCTCATGGTGCTCCGGTTCGCCAACTCGCTCTTCGAGCCGATCTGGAACCATCGCTACATCGATCACGTCCAGATCACCGCGAGCGAGACCGTCGGCGTCGAGGGCCGTGGGGCCTACTACGACAGCCCCTCCGGCGGCGCGATGCGCGACATGGTGCAGAGCCACCTGCTGCAGGTCGCCTCCATCGTGGCGATGGAGCCGCCGATCACGCTCGACGCCGAGGACGTGCGGACCGAGAAGGTGAAGGTCTTCAAGGCGCTGCGGGTGCCCCGGGCCGAGGACGTGCCGGAGATCGCGGTCCGCGGCCAGTACGGCGAGGGCAGCGTCAAGGGCGAGCGCTACCCGGCGTACCGGTCGGAGGAGGGCACGGACCCCGGGAGCCAGACGGACACCTTCGCCGCGGTGAAGTTCCACGTCGACACCTGGCGCTGGGGCAACACGCCCTTCTACCTGCGTTCCGGCAAGGCGATGGCGCAGAAGAAGACCGAGATCGTCATCTACCTGAAGCCCACGCCGCACGCGCTGTTCCGCGAGCAGGCGATGAGAGCACGGCCCAACCAGATCGTCATCAGCGTGCAGCCCAACCCGGGCATCCGCCTGCGCTTCGAGGGCAAGAAGCCGGGCATCGGGCTGAACATCAAGGACGTGGTGATGGACTTCGACTACGAGGAGAGCTGGCGAGCGAGCCCGCCCGACGGCTACGCGTCGCTTCTGTTCGACTGCCTCCGCGGGGACCAGACCAACTACAAGCACCGCGACGAGATCCAGAGCAGCTGGAACGCTTGCCAGCCGATCCTCGACTACTGGGACGAAAACCCCGCCGAAGACCTGCCCAACTACAACGCGGGGACCTGGGGCCCGAGCGCCGCGGACGTGATGATGGCCAAGGACGGGCGGTACTGGCGGAACGACTAG
- a CDS encoding tRNA uridine-5-carboxymethylaminomethyl modification enzyme MnmG/GidA has translation MDEAADVIVIGGGHAGAEAAWAASNLLRPRYEDSGGSRGRVAMVTMDPDRIGAMSCNPAIGGLAKGQMVAEIDALGGLMGRVADATGIQFKVLNRSRGPAVRGPRCQSDKHAYAEEVRRLLATRPNLSFVSGLVEELVVEEGRCVGVFGRTTEPVTGAPDPSCCGAFGRVADAGKTFLLRAGAVVLTTGTFMRALMHTGDARTQGGRVGEGVANGISAELARLGFELGRLKTGTPPRLARGSLDLSGLEEQPGDDEPEPFSRRTDPDAFPRLPQAMCWMTHTNEAAHGLIRANLHRAPMFNGSIEASSGPRYCPSIEDKVVRFADRTSHHVFLEPESLRDDAIYCNGISTSLPAEVQAEVVKRLPGCEHAEIQKPGYAVEYDMVWPHQIDATCMTKRLPGLLLAGQINGTSGYEEAAGQGLVAGVNAARWASAEGSDRYEPFRLGRDRAYIGVMLDDLVTKTPREPYRMFTSRAEHRLSLRADNAAPRLTALGREIGTVGDERWRLFEADRALLGSGDLAGRPDLQRHADAEALYGGYIARQDRQQAALAEREDEPLPAGIDFGRVTGLRGEAADVMNRFRPATLGQAGRLAGVNPTDVMLLSIAVRRDA, from the coding sequence ATGGACGAAGCTGCGGACGTCATCGTGATCGGCGGCGGCCACGCGGGGGCCGAGGCGGCGTGGGCGGCGAGCAACCTGCTGCGGCCGCGGTACGAGGACAGCGGCGGGAGCCGCGGCCGCGTGGCGATGGTGACGATGGACCCCGACCGGATCGGGGCGATGAGCTGCAACCCGGCGATCGGCGGCTTGGCCAAGGGCCAGATGGTCGCCGAGATCGACGCGCTCGGCGGCCTTATGGGCCGCGTCGCCGACGCGACCGGCATCCAGTTCAAGGTGCTCAACCGCAGCCGCGGGCCCGCCGTCCGCGGCCCGCGTTGCCAGAGCGACAAGCACGCCTACGCCGAGGAGGTCCGCCGGCTGCTGGCGACGCGGCCGAACCTGTCGTTCGTGAGCGGGCTGGTCGAGGAGCTGGTCGTCGAGGAGGGCCGCTGCGTCGGCGTCTTCGGCCGGACCACCGAGCCGGTGACCGGGGCACCCGACCCCTCCTGCTGCGGTGCGTTCGGCCGCGTGGCCGACGCCGGGAAGACCTTCCTGCTGCGGGCGGGGGCCGTCGTGCTCACGACCGGAACCTTCATGCGGGCGCTGATGCACACCGGCGACGCGAGGACCCAGGGCGGCCGCGTCGGCGAGGGCGTGGCAAACGGGATCAGCGCCGAGCTGGCGCGGCTCGGCTTCGAGCTCGGCCGGCTCAAGACCGGCACCCCGCCGCGGCTCGCCCGCGGCAGCCTCGACCTCTCGGGCCTGGAGGAGCAACCCGGCGACGACGAGCCCGAGCCCTTCAGCCGGCGCACGGATCCCGATGCTTTCCCCCGGCTCCCGCAGGCGATGTGCTGGATGACGCACACGAACGAGGCGGCGCACGGCTTGATCCGGGCGAACCTCCACCGGGCGCCGATGTTCAACGGCAGCATCGAAGCCAGCAGCGGGCCACGCTACTGCCCGAGCATCGAGGACAAGGTCGTCCGCTTCGCCGACCGCACCAGCCACCACGTCTTCCTGGAGCCCGAGTCGCTCCGAGACGACGCCATCTACTGCAACGGCATCTCCACCTCGCTACCGGCCGAGGTGCAGGCGGAGGTCGTGAAGCGGCTGCCCGGCTGCGAGCACGCCGAGATCCAGAAGCCCGGCTACGCCGTCGAGTACGACATGGTTTGGCCGCACCAGATCGACGCCACGTGCATGACCAAGCGCCTCCCGGGGCTTCTGCTCGCGGGCCAGATCAACGGCACCAGCGGCTACGAGGAAGCGGCGGGGCAGGGCCTGGTCGCCGGCGTCAACGCGGCGCGGTGGGCGTCGGCCGAAGGTAGTGATCGCTACGAGCCCTTCCGGCTCGGCCGCGATCGTGCCTACATCGGCGTCATGCTCGACGACCTCGTCACCAAGACCCCACGCGAGCCGTACCGGATGTTCACCAGCCGGGCCGAGCACCGGCTCTCGCTCCGTGCCGACAACGCCGCGCCCAGGCTCACCGCGCTGGGCCGGGAGATCGGCACCGTCGGCGACGAGCGCTGGCGGCTCTTCGAGGCCGACCGCGCGCTGCTCGGATCCGGCGATCTCGCCGGCCGGCCGGACCTGCAGCGGCACGCCGACGCCGAAGCCCTCTACGGCGGCTACATCGCCCGGCAGGACCGCCAGCAGGCGGCGCTTGCCGAGCGTGAGGACGAGCCACTGCCCGCCGGCATCGACTTCGGCCGCGTCACCGGCCTGCGCGGCGAGGCCGCCGACGTGATGAACAGATTCCGCCCCGCGACCCTCGGTCAAGCCGGTCGCCTCGCCGGCGTCAACCCCACCGACGTGATGCTGCTCTCGATCGCCGTCCGCCGCGACGCCTGA
- a CDS encoding MBL fold metallo-hydrolase has protein sequence MPHLSRRTAIAAAPFAALAAAGLGRVAGAQEAAAPLPPTGNAGVYRTGVGAWDVAVVSDGHFFFDPMHPTLGGNVGAAAFAAAVEAAAMPADGLAHVNALLARKGDRVVLVDAGGGDAFAPTTGRLIANLATLGVEPAAVTDVLLTHAHPDHAGGLMLPGRDRQPAFANATVHVTEAEHAFWRSGPALAQSGVPEEMKAAVVKTANDALDTAGERLAMVTDGAEPVEGFTSVACPGHTPGHCGYLLSDGDATLYFTGDTIFFAPVLTSHPGWHVAFDTDPAEAAATRFREMDRIANERLRIASPHLPFPALAQLREDGAGGFRFLAEPWRFEA, from the coding sequence ATGCCGCACCTCTCCCGCCGCACCGCGATCGCCGCCGCCCCGTTCGCCGCGCTCGCGGCCGCCGGTCTGGGGCGGGTCGCCGGCGCCCAGGAAGCCGCCGCCCCGCTGCCGCCGACGGGAAACGCCGGCGTGTACCGCACCGGCGTCGGCGCGTGGGACGTCGCCGTCGTCAGCGACGGCCACTTCTTCTTCGACCCGATGCACCCGACGCTCGGCGGCAACGTCGGCGCCGCGGCGTTCGCCGCCGCCGTCGAGGCGGCCGCCATGCCGGCGGACGGCCTCGCCCACGTCAACGCGCTGCTGGCACGCAAGGGCGACCGCGTCGTGCTCGTCGACGCGGGCGGCGGCGATGCCTTCGCGCCGACCACCGGCCGGCTGATCGCCAATCTCGCCACGCTGGGCGTCGAGCCGGCGGCCGTGACCGACGTCCTGCTGACCCACGCGCACCCCGATCACGCCGGCGGGCTGATGCTGCCCGGCCGGGACCGCCAGCCGGCCTTCGCCAACGCCACCGTCCACGTGACCGAGGCGGAGCACGCCTTCTGGCGGAGCGGCCCGGCGCTGGCGCAGTCCGGCGTGCCCGAGGAGATGAAGGCGGCGGTGGTGAAGACGGCCAACGACGCGCTCGACACCGCCGGCGAGCGGCTCGCGATGGTGACCGACGGGGCCGAGCCGGTGGAAGGCTTCACCTCGGTGGCCTGCCCCGGCCACACGCCGGGGCACTGCGGCTACCTGCTCAGCGACGGCGACGCGACGCTGTACTTCACCGGCGACACGATCTTCTTCGCCCCCGTTCTGACCTCCCACCCCGGCTGGCACGTGGCCTTCGACACCGATCCGGCGGAGGCGGCGGCGACCCGCTTCCGCGAGATGGACCGGATCGCGAACGAGCGGCTGCGGATCGCTTCGCCGCACCTGCCGTTCCCGGCGCTTGCGCAGCTGCGGGAGGACGGGGCGGGCGGGTTCCGGTTCCTGGCCGAGCCCTGGCGCTTCGAGGCCTGA
- a CDS encoding NAD-dependent epimerase/dehydratase family protein — MRVLVTGAAGLLGSAAIKHLHAAGHGVVATDQRHAAGLPVPLHQVDLADDMGVYNLFHSGGGVDAVLHLGNIPNPNQPLPRQKLLAANVGMTANVLYAAGDHGVERIVYASSIQATMDMVAWPKWFEPQGPCPFPRLPMDGNAPAAPGQNPYALSKAHGEQLLAELCRANAKLAGVALRLPGICGRTGWNPPRRPFHAGCHELIEGMALLHLDDACRLFEAALLRSPPGYRCHFPASCRAVAGIAPATLAREFLPHIPVTGDLRGPGGLADLGVLRDELGWTPLEPTPLLWPKA; from the coding sequence ATGCGTGTCCTCGTCACGGGCGCCGCGGGCCTGCTCGGCTCGGCGGCGATCAAGCACCTCCACGCCGCCGGCCACGGCGTGGTCGCCACGGACCAGCGGCACGCCGCCGGCCTGCCCGTGCCCCTGCACCAGGTCGATCTCGCCGACGACATGGGGGTCTACAACCTGTTCCACAGCGGCGGCGGCGTCGACGCGGTTCTGCACCTGGGCAACATCCCCAACCCCAACCAGCCCCTGCCCCGGCAGAAGCTGCTGGCGGCCAACGTGGGGATGACGGCGAACGTGCTCTACGCCGCCGGCGACCACGGCGTCGAGCGGATCGTGTACGCCAGCTCGATCCAGGCGACGATGGACATGGTGGCCTGGCCCAAGTGGTTCGAGCCGCAGGGGCCCTGCCCCTTCCCGCGGTTGCCCATGGACGGAAACGCCCCGGCGGCACCGGGTCAGAACCCCTACGCGTTGTCGAAGGCGCACGGCGAGCAGCTGCTCGCGGAGCTCTGCCGCGCGAACGCGAAGCTCGCCGGCGTCGCGCTGCGGCTGCCGGGCATCTGCGGGCGGACCGGGTGGAACCCGCCCCGGCGGCCGTTCCACGCCGGGTGCCACGAGCTGATCGAGGGCATGGCCCTGCTGCACCTCGACGACGCCTGCCGCCTCTTCGAGGCCGCGCTGCTCCGCTCGCCCCCCGGCTACCGCTGCCACTTCCCGGCCTCGTGCCGCGCGGTGGCGGGCATCGCCCCCGCGACGCTGGCCCGGGAGTTCCTTCCGCACATCCCGGTGACCGGCGACCTCCGCGGCCCCGGCGGGCTGGCCGACCTCGGCGTGCTGCGCGACGAGCTCGGCTGGACACCCTTGGAGCCGACGCCGCTGCTGTGGCCGAAGGCGTAG
- a CDS encoding UDP-N-acetylmuramoyl-tripeptide--D-alanyl-D-alanine ligase, translated as MQGCTLGEVAEAAGATLHGPAGAANRPAAAFGIDSRTLPAGGVFFALGSADRDGHGFAEATVRGGAAAAVVRDRWERPAAGTYLAVDDPAAALHRLAARQRERLRAGGCRVVAVGGSNGKTSTRRLIHHTLAAGGLAGTQSPASFNNHLGVPLTLLAARPDDAFVAAEIGTNHPGEIAPLADLLRPEVAVIASIGAEHLGHFGSLGAVAEEEAALLPAVRPGGVVFCPPEAAAALQPFYDVAEGVALVPVTEARHGALVPAGFPLLGQHQRANARLAAAVGRWFGLDADAVAAALSTATPAPGRMEPLRLGGGAEAGGVTVVHDAYNANPDSVAAALRHLAAAPAPGRRVVVLGPMLELGRFAGDAHRDAAALAEASADLVLLVGDAWPTPGTDLDAVAAALEPGDTVLVKASRGSALERLFPLIERGVASRPPVRPRGPVP; from the coding sequence ATGCAGGGCTGCACGCTGGGTGAGGTCGCGGAGGCGGCGGGAGCGACGCTCCACGGGCCCGCCGGCGCGGCGAATCGCCCGGCGGCGGCCTTCGGCATCGACTCCCGCACGCTGCCCGCCGGCGGCGTCTTCTTCGCGCTCGGATCCGCGGACCGCGACGGGCACGGCTTCGCGGAAGCCACGGTCCGCGGCGGGGCCGCGGCGGCGGTGGTGCGGGACCGCTGGGAGCGGCCCGCGGCGGGGACGTACCTCGCCGTGGACGACCCCGCCGCCGCCCTGCACCGGCTGGCGGCGCGGCAGCGCGAGCGGCTTCGCGCCGGCGGCTGCCGCGTCGTCGCGGTCGGCGGCTCCAACGGCAAGACGTCGACGCGGAGGCTGATCCACCACACGCTCGCCGCCGGCGGCCTCGCCGGCACGCAGAGCCCAGCCAGCTTCAACAACCACCTCGGCGTGCCGCTGACCCTGCTCGCCGCACGCCCCGACGACGCGTTCGTCGCCGCCGAGATCGGCACCAACCACCCCGGGGAGATCGCCCCGCTGGCGGACCTGCTCCGCCCGGAGGTGGCGGTGATCGCCAGCATCGGGGCCGAGCACCTCGGCCACTTCGGCTCGCTCGGGGCCGTCGCCGAGGAGGAAGCCGCCCTGCTGCCGGCGGTGCGACCCGGCGGCGTCGTTTTCTGCCCGCCCGAAGCCGCGGCGGCGCTGCAACCCTTCTACGACGTGGCCGAGGGCGTGGCGCTCGTTCCGGTGACCGAGGCGCGGCACGGGGCCCTCGTGCCCGCGGGCTTCCCGCTGCTTGGGCAGCACCAGCGGGCCAACGCCCGGCTCGCCGCCGCCGTCGGCCGGTGGTTCGGCCTGGACGCCGACGCCGTCGCCGCCGCCCTGTCGACGGCCACGCCCGCCCCCGGCCGGATGGAGCCGCTGCGGCTGGGCGGAGGCGCGGAGGCGGGCGGCGTCACGGTCGTGCACGACGCGTACAACGCGAACCCCGATTCCGTCGCCGCCGCCCTGCGCCACCTCGCCGCGGCCCCCGCCCCGGGCCGCCGCGTCGTGGTGCTCGGCCCGATGCTCGAGCTCGGCCGCTTCGCCGGCGACGCCCACCGCGACGCCGCCGCCCTCGCGGAGGCCTCCGCCGACCTCGTGCTGCTCGTCGGCGACGCCTGGCCGACCCCGGGCACCGACCTCGACGCCGTCGCCGCCGCCCTCGAACCCGGCGACACCGTGCTCGTGAAGGCGAGCCGCGGCTCGGCGCTCGAACGGCTCTTCCCGCTGATCGAGCGAGGCGTCGCGTCGCGGCCGCCCGTCCGGCCACGGGGGCCCGTGCCTTGA
- the mraY gene encoding phospho-N-acetylmuramoyl-pentapeptide-transferase codes for MIPWLLDALGISASDSSAVRAFGVFRWVEFRAVLAVVLAFVTVVACAPRVIRWLITQKIGDRPEFHNRALNELTQHKSNVPTMGGVLIAGAIFGVTLLLADLRSFYVVMAMACLVSLCAIGFADDWLKLTAGRRNAASRDGLRSWEKLLFQLGVAALLGWFTYRYGVSKFAYLNEFSEMARSVNLPGLKAWVREGGVLTQNPAMLVLPAGAFVLVATLLITGFSNAVNLTDGMDGLASGITVICAFLLMILCVIAGYQSQGFVLAKYLLVPHIPLSDELAVVAGAMVGACLGFLWFNCNPAQVFMGDTGSLPLGGLLAYIAVVIRQEFLLLVVGGVFLLEIGSVVLQVGYFKMTGGKRVFRCAPIHHHFHLTGWTEQQVVVRAWVVTALLAALALAAVKLR; via the coding sequence TTGATCCCCTGGCTCCTCGACGCCCTGGGCATCTCCGCCTCCGACAGCTCGGCTGTCCGCGCCTTCGGCGTGTTCCGCTGGGTCGAGTTCCGCGCGGTGCTGGCGGTCGTGCTCGCCTTCGTCACGGTGGTCGCCTGCGCCCCGCGCGTGATCCGCTGGCTGATCACGCAGAAGATCGGCGACCGTCCGGAGTTCCACAACCGCGCCCTCAACGAGCTCACCCAGCACAAGAGCAACGTCCCGACCATGGGCGGCGTGCTGATCGCGGGGGCGATCTTCGGCGTCACGCTGCTGCTGGCCGACCTCCGCAGCTTCTACGTCGTGATGGCGATGGCCTGCCTCGTGTCGCTGTGCGCGATCGGCTTCGCGGACGACTGGCTCAAGCTCACCGCGGGCCGCCGCAACGCCGCCTCGCGCGACGGCCTGCGCAGCTGGGAGAAGCTGCTGTTCCAGCTCGGCGTGGCCGCGCTGCTCGGCTGGTTCACGTACCGCTACGGGGTGAGCAAGTTCGCCTACCTCAACGAGTTTTCGGAGATGGCGCGGTCGGTGAATCTGCCGGGCCTGAAGGCGTGGGTGCGCGAGGGCGGCGTGCTGACGCAGAACCCCGCGATGCTCGTGCTGCCGGCGGGGGCGTTCGTGCTGGTGGCGACGCTGCTGATCACCGGCTTCTCCAACGCCGTGAACCTCACCGACGGCATGGACGGCCTCGCCTCGGGCATCACCGTCATCTGCGCGTTCCTGCTGATGATCCTCTGCGTGATCGCCGGGTACCAGAGCCAGGGCTTCGTGCTCGCGAAGTACCTGCTCGTGCCGCACATCCCGCTCTCCGACGAGCTCGCCGTGGTCGCCGGGGCGATGGTGGGCGCCTGCCTGGGCTTCCTGTGGTTCAACTGCAACCCCGCCCAGGTCTTCATGGGCGACACCGGCAGCCTGCCGCTGGGCGGCCTGCTCGCGTACATCGCGGTGGTGATCCGGCAGGAGTTCCTGCTGCTGGTCGTCGGCGGGGTGTTCCTGCTGGAGATCGGCAGCGTGGTGCTGCAGGTCGGCTACTTCAAGATGACCGGCGGGAAGCGGGTGTTCCGCTGCGCCCCGATCCACCACCACTTCCACCTCACCGGCTGGACCGAGCAGCAGGTGGTCGTCCGGGCTTGGGTCGTCACCGCCCTGCTCGCCGCGCTCGCCCTCGCCGCCGTGAAGCTGCGGTGA